The following coding sequences are from one Triticum dicoccoides isolate Atlit2015 ecotype Zavitan chromosome 4A, WEW_v2.0, whole genome shotgun sequence window:
- the LOC119289576 gene encoding mavicyanin-like → MADMKIALLAVAAALLGTASAATYRVGEPSGVWGINTDYARWVADKKFQLGDEIVFKYSPTGHNVVEVTKAGYDSCSTANAINTFNSGNDVVALNATGTRYFICGFTDHCIPDAPLTMKIVINVASGSSSPSSPTPAAGPGASNSPPTPPSSAATTVRAAAGFGLVALLAAGRIY, encoded by the coding sequence ATGGCCGACATGAAGATCGCTCTCCTTGCCGTGGCGGCGGCCTTGCTCGGCACCGCGTCGGCAGCGACCTACAGGGTCGGCGAGCCCAGCGGCGTGTGGGGCATCAACACCGACTACGCTAGGTGGGTGGCCGACAAGAAGTTCCAGCTGGGCGATGAGATCGTCTTCAAGTACTCGCCCACGGGGCACAACGTGGTCGAGGTCACCAAGGCCGGCTACGACTCCTGCAGCACCGCCAATGCTATCAACACCTTCAACTCCGGCAACGATGTTGTCGCCCTCAATGCCACCGGCACCCGCTACTTCATCTGTGGCTTCACTGACCACTGCATCCCGGACGCCCCCCTCACCATGAAGATCGTGATCAACGTCGCGTCGGGTTCCTCCTCGCCGTCGTCACCCACGCCAGCCGCAGGTCCTGGCGCGAGCAACTCTCCCCCGACGCCGCCCTCCTCTGCCGCTACCACCGTCAGGGCCGCGGCAGGATTTGGCCTCGTCGCCCTACTGGCGGCAGGTCGCATATATTGA